The Methanococcoides methylutens MM1 genome has a window encoding:
- a CDS encoding thioesterase family protein codes for MFVTTVTPRFGDIDGLGHVNNTVLPEWFELARNPLFRMFQPDLDLSYEKWNLIMARIDFDFLGEMFFDGDVEIRTYVQRIGNSSFTLLHEAWQKGELKTKGTAVIVHYDFINKKSVQLPDDIREALSEHLVTD; via the coding sequence ATGTTCGTTACAACTGTGACACCAAGATTTGGCGATATCGATGGCCTTGGCCATGTAAACAATACCGTACTTCCGGAATGGTTCGAACTTGCAAGGAACCCTTTATTCAGGATGTTCCAGCCTGACCTTGACCTGAGTTATGAGAAGTGGAACCTGATAATGGCAAGGATCGACTTTGACTTCCTTGGGGAGATGTTCTTTGACGGGGACGTTGAAATCAGGACCTATGTCCAGAGAATAGGCAACAGCTCCTTCACATTATTACATGAGGCCTGGCAGAAAGGTGAGTTAAAGACAAAGGGAACTGCCGTTATAGTGCATTATGATTTCATTAACAAGAAATCAGTCCAATTACCGGATGACATCAGAGAGGCATTAAGTGAACACCTCGTCACGGATTGA
- a CDS encoding XRE family transcriptional regulator, with protein MTEKNSVGDKIRQFRETKEMSVEELAKESQSSVELIEKLEAGELIPSLTPLLKIARALGVRLGTFLDDMPQTGPVVVRNGASANVVRFSGKSRNPEESALEFHSLAADKQDRNMEPFIIDVHPFSHEEEHELSSHEGEEFIYVLSGNIEVTYGKENYELSAGDSIYYDSVVPHDVHATESEARILAVVYTPF; from the coding sequence TTGACAGAAAAAAACAGCGTCGGAGATAAAATACGCCAGTTCCGTGAAACAAAGGAAATGTCCGTGGAAGAGCTGGCAAAAGAAAGTCAGAGCAGTGTGGAACTTATAGAGAAACTTGAAGCAGGTGAACTAATTCCATCATTGACACCTCTTTTGAAGATCGCACGTGCACTGGGAGTACGTCTGGGCACATTCCTTGATGATATGCCACAGACCGGTCCTGTCGTCGTAAGGAACGGAGCTTCAGCCAATGTAGTTCGCTTTTCAGGAAAATCCAGGAACCCTGAAGAGAGTGCACTTGAGTTCCACTCACTTGCAGCAGACAAGCAGGACAGGAACATGGAGCCATTCATCATTGATGTCCATCCTTTCAGCCATGAGGAGGAGCACGAGCTTTCATCCCATGAGGGAGAGGAGTTCATATACGTCCTTAGTGGAAACATCGAAGTGACATATGGAAAGGAGAACTATGAACTGTCCGCAGGAGACAGCATCTACTATGACTCCGTTGTGCCACATGACGTCCATGCAACAGAATCAGAAGCAAGAATACTTGCTGTAGTCTACACACCTTTCTAA